The Cucurbita pepo subsp. pepo cultivar mu-cu-16 chromosome LG18, ASM280686v2, whole genome shotgun sequence nucleotide sequence TGGTTGAGTTAACAAGAACTTGGAAAACCCAGGGACTCCTACCGCACTTTTTTCGACAAGATATACTGATTATTCATCTCATTTTGAATGGGTCATACACTTCCACTTGTGTTTTCAGTGGACCAAAGTAATCGACTGAATTGAATAACTTCCTAGACTTGCATCCAGACTTCTGACAGTCAACATTGGATTTAAACATCATCTTTTCAGTAAGCTTTGTCTTGCTCatatttacataaaaataCAGTAAACCAATTATCATTAGATAAAAGATCATTTAAACATGTTTCCTATTAGAATACCAAGCTATATTTAATCTCTTGGATTACATACTAATAACAGGTTTGCTTGGCTAGTTCATTATCTCTTTCTTGGGCTGCTTGGGTTGTGAGTTTGTTCCTATGGATCATATACTTTGTTACTGTTAGACTGAGGggtttttcttgtttatttatttctctcatTCATTGTCCCATGATGCTTTATGATGATAGGGCTCAATTGGGGTTGATTTTCATTCGGTTCTATAGTTTGTAAGACATGAGAGTTTTCAGGGAAGGTTTAAAATGTCAAGTTCTTAGACTAGAGTTGAGGTGGTAATTTTTTCAAGTAGAAATGAATTGTTTTTCTCTGTAGGGTGGATGCTTTCTATAGCTTAGGTGATACGTATCCTTGACTAAAAGTTGCTTGATGAAGCAGTTGTTCTTTATTTCgtatagtaaaaaataattttttcttaaaatgtgATCAAATACTTCAATTAATGAGCTAAAATACCATTGGGATACATGAAAAtatactgattttttttttaaagaaaatgtctCAACTGGtttcgttttttgtttttgaaaaatttgattgttttctcctattttttttacaatgattttcttctttgttaagtaactaaatttaagaaacaaaaaagtttttaaaaactatatatatatagtttagttttcaaaataataataataataaaaaccaaACATTTCTCTAAGAATTgtaaaaaacataaagaatTTGTAGTTGTATGACTACTTGTCGGATCTCAGTTGCACAATAAACCTTGCAATAAAGTTGTGTATTATTTCTACATTAAAAGGAAGTTTGCTCTGTTGAGGTTATGACCGGAATTTGAATTGGAAAGGTTCAAACatgtttattttgttcatttaaATAGGTGTCAGAGAAGCTCCCAATGCCCTATGTGTTGGCAACCTATTAGTCTGAAGGATCCAACCAGGTTTATAcagattttatattttgtttcaattttcatttaattttacaagCAGATGAAGGTAATATGAGGTGGTTCTGCAGCCAGGAGTTGCTCGAAGGTGTAGAACAAGAGAGAAGTTTTAGACTTAATCCAGCTAGAAACTCAACCATATTTCGCCATCCCACTCTTGGTGACTTCGAGTTACAGCATGTATGTAGCCAGTATGCTATTTAGCCTGATATCAGTGAATCATGGGCACTATAATCTAAGTTGGGGCACATTTTTTCTCAATGCAGCTACCAGCTGGTGCTAATGATGCTGATCTTGAAGAGCGTATACTCCAACACCTAGCTGCAGCAGCTGCCATGGGACGAGCACGCCATGGTGCTAGAAGGGAAGGCCACAGAAATCGGTCAGGAGTTCATGGCCGTCCCCAGTTCTTGGTGTTCTCTTCCCATCCCAATTCTTCGTCGACCTCTCCACCTCATGGTGACAATCGAGAGGGTGAAACAGCCCCAAGAATCATGGTAGCTGCTGTATCCCCACCTCCACCTGCAGGAGAAGAGTCCCCACAACTCAACACATCAGTATCTCCCATACAACCTGACCAGTCTTCTCCTTCCGTGCCTCAATCCAGTTTACATTCTTCTAGTCAACTCGGATCTCCTTCGAGGGATAGGTATTCGTCTATCATTGGATTTATAGAACATGCCATTGTATGCAGCCCTTAGAATCTATTAGTCATGAATTAATATTGTTTCCCCCCACCTTTCTTTGGAGATCTTCCAGTCAATGTCAAGATAGAGCTGGACCATCAGAATTACAATCATTCTCGGATTCGCTGAAGTCTCGATTTAATGCAATGTCAATGAGGTTTGTAATATGTCTTAATGGCCTTTATTTTCCAAGTGTAATTTCTgattatttcattctttcattctttcatgGCTTACAACATCTCTATCTTTccttctatttttaggtacaAAGATTCAATCACAAAGAGCACAAAAGGTTGGAGGGAAAAATTGTTCTCCCGCAACACTTCAATGTCAGATATTGGCTCTGAAGTTAAAAGAGAGGTCAATGCAGGGATAGAAACGGTATCGCGCATGATGGAACGTCTCGAAACAAGAGATGCTAGAAAAAGTAGCAGTCCTGAGTCCAGTAATGCAGGGGATAATAGCTCAGTTTCAGAATCAATTAACAGACAGATACCAGAGAATGGAGGAAACAATCGTTTGAATGACACAAATGAAGAAGGGCCACGCCGACCTGCAGAATCCAGTTCAAGTTGAACAGTCGCAGAATTGGCTTCACTCAAAAGCTCACATCTTATAAAAGGTGACTACTGCAATTAATTGTTTTACCTCTTCCATATGTACAAGAAATGCATGGAGTTGACggatgttttaaaatttgaagggaaaaaaagaaaaaaaaaagagaaacttcaaaatatttacaaaagtGTCTCAagttttagtttattttatgattagttagagtatatttatatattagtCAGTATATCATTTAAACTTGTAATAAAATAGCTTATTTACTCGTAAGTTAAAAGGCCATATTCTGCCTTTTCCCATCTATCAAGTTGTGGTAGGCTTCTTCACCTTTACTACCATAGGATAGtgttatgtgagatcccacgtcggttggagaggggaatgaaacattcaagtgtgtggaaaccttttcctaacaGGCtcgttttaaaagttttgagagGGAGCACTTTAAGaacattgaggggaagtcctTGAAGGGAGagcctaaaaaagaaaatatctattagcggtaggcttgggttcttacaaatggtatcagagctagacaccgggcggtgtgccgcGAGAAtgttgggctcccaagggggtggattgtgagatccattgggctcccaagggggtggattgtgagatcccacatcggttgaagagggggaatgaaacattccttataagggtgtggaaacgtggaaacctctcgtgcgttttaaaacccttgaGTGAAAGTctttgaaggaaaagcccaacaaagacaatatctactagtcgTGAGTTTGAAAAAACTTATATATTGTACGAATTTATAGGTTAGGTTAGGCCATTGTTGGAGACGAGTCGGAGAGATTCGGGTCCGGTCTTGAATGATTGTTGGGACTTGGAAGGAATAGTATATGCAGGTTTCTTCTGACTGAAGTGAAATTGTGGCAACTACCAGTGAGTTGAATCATTGCTGTCATTAGGTTTCACAGTAGAGAAGGGTCTTTTGCTTGTGCGATGGATGATTGTGAAAAAGACAATAGGAGACAGTGAATGCCGGACTTCGATCCAAATGAACCGTTCCCTTTTACTATTTATATTAGGATGTGTTCGGGAGTGTCTAGTGTTCGACGTTGAAATGATTAAaaccactcttttattttcaaaattacttcaaaacatgttttttagtcattcaaaatcaattttaacattaaattgattttgattttgaatgattaaaaacatgtttccGATGACTCGAGAAGGTTGGCTCATGTTTTGAGCAAATACaaatattcttttgtttctaaaaaaatggGCTCTCGTATTCAACCTTCGATGAACATCGGGAAGTTTGAGATTCATCCTAGCTGCTTTTTATGTATGGTTGAAACATACTTTTTGTCTCGTCAAAAGATTACAAACATGAGAAGGTCAAAAGATTACAAACATAAGaagtgattttaaaaaattaaaatttcgataaatttttattcttgggttattattattttttttttcattttaggaTTACTTAgattctatttaaaattatctcaaaattttctcgACCAATATAAATTTAACGGTTTTGGttgatataaatattaattttgaaatttacttATTCAATTTCTGacctataatttatttttttgtactGCATGATAATTTCTAAAATCGAGTTTTAGGCCgttaaattaaacataatttaagaataattgACCTCTCTTTTTTGTTCGGTCGAAAGTTTATATTCTCATCCTTTTAcgtgtaataataataataataataaattagacAATTTtgcaaataattatatatatatatatatatatatatatatatatatatataattttccaaataattgttttgaattaaataagagtggaaatttaaataaaacatcaaTGATTGacaaaaagcaaaacaaaaacaagaaagaattCATTTAATTGGGCATCCAAAGTTTGAAGatttattatcatatttattCATGTCATTTCTAAACGGTCAAATCTACCCTTGCATTAATGGCAATCTACTTCTTTGTCAAGGGCTATTTCGGTCATTTTGATTGGCTGGTTGGTGAAGTCAAGCAACCTATGACCTTCAACAGAAACAGAGCCACCGACAAAACCCGGCCAACCACAGCCTCACAAACTCCCTATttccaattaattatttttggcaaaaaaaaaaaaaaaaaaaaaatcttaatttatattttagaatttgcaTGTGTTAGCCCCTACAACTTTGTAAAATTTCTAATTGGTCCTTCAATTCTTATGTAATTAGTAATTGGCTTACTCGACGTGTTCAAAAATTTCTGGATCCTATCTTTTTATTTGTAGGTCGTTTATGTCAAGTGCAGCTATCGCGTGATTTGAAATCGaaattaatcataattttgaacCCGTTCTTCTCATCACTGCTCTTAGCTGAGATAAGCGATCTAATGCTTTAAGTTAAAATCAACTCGACTCCATCATACATATtttggttggagagtggaacggAACATTCATTattaaggtgtggaaacctctccctagtagacgcgttctaaaacTGTAAGATTGACTACGAtttgtaacgggtcaaaatggATGATATCTATtggcggtgagcttgagctattacaaatgacatTAGAGCTAAATATTAGGTGGTGTGTCAATGAGGATactggccccaaaaggggtggattgtgagattctatatTAGTGggtgaggagaacgaaacgttATTTAATAgggtgagcttgagctattacaaatgatatcagaactaGACATCAGGTGATATGCCAACGAGTATGCTGGACcctaaaaggggtggattgtgagatcccgtaTTAgtgggagagaggaacgaaacattcattattaaggtgtggaaacctcttcctagtagatgcgttctAAGACGGtaagactgacgacgatatgtaacaggtcaaagtagacaatatctactggcggtgagcttaagctattacaaatgacaccagagctagacaccaggtcGTGTGCCAGCGGCGAGGATGCTTGTTTCATGTCACATTCTTACCTAAAGAGGCAtgattttatgtatttatgtgTGCTTGTTTCATGTCACATTCTTACCTAAAGAGagattgaatattattttcatgcttgaactttcattcattaattaagttttttaacggattaaaatttgaataaccTCAATTATATTATATCCCATTTTGAGGGTCGGGATGATCAGCTACTGAGGTTGAGACACGaattcaaaaattattatatggcACACTGATCAATCGAGAATGTTACTTATAATTCAAGTAGGGCTCGAGTGCTCATCTTGAAAGATCGAAATTAGACGAACAACCTAGAGTTAGTGAACCAAAATGCTTATTAGAAGTGTGCacgggttgggttggaaaaatcttttgaaccaacttgaaaatttgaatttgttgagTTGGTGATCCGAATAACTAGAATAGAGTTCATAACCCAAttctctattttcgagttgggttaAGTCGTCgggttgttttcttttatttaaaaaaaaaaaaaNAACTTTGTAAAATTTCTAATTGGTCCTTCAATTCTTATGTAATTAGTAATTGGCTTACTCGACGTGTTCAAAAATTTCTGGATCCTATCTTTTTATTTGTAGGTCGTTTATGTCAAGTGCAGCTATCGCGTGATTTGAAATCGaaattaatcataattttgaacCCGTTCTTCTCATCACTGCTCTTAGCTGAGATAAGCGATCTAATGCTTTAAGTTAAAATCAACTCGACTCCATCATACATATtttggttggagagtggaacggAACATTCATTattaaggtgtggaaacctctccctagtagacgcgttctaaaacTGTAAGATTGACTACGAtttgtaacgggtcaaaatggATGATATCTATtggcggtgagcttgagctattacaaatgacatTAGAGCTAAATATTAGGTGGTGTGTCAATGAGGATactggccccaaaaggggtggattgtgagattctatatTAGTGggtgaggagaacgaaacgttATTTAATAgggtgagcttgagctattacaaatgatatcagaactaGACATCAGGTGATATGCCAACGAGTATGCTGGACcctaaaaggggtggattgtgagatcccgtaTTAgtgggagagaggaacgaaacattcattattaaggtgtggaaacctcttcctagtagatgcgttctAAGACGGtaagactgacgacgatatgtaacaggtcaaagtagacaatatctactggcggtgagcttaagctattacaaatgacaccagagctagacaccaggtcGTGTGCCAGCGGC carries:
- the LOC111780407 gene encoding E3 ubiquitin-protein ligase RHF2A-like isoform X1 translates to MESPTMDETKKSEAHLTSAAAFVEGGIQDACDDACSICLENFCDSDPSTMTSCKHEFHLQCVLEWCQRSSQCPMCWQPISLKDPTSQELLEGVEQERSFRLNPARNSTIFRHPTLGDFELQHLPAGANDADLEERILQHLAAAAAMGRARHGARREGHRNRSGVHGRPQFLVFSSHPNSSSTSPPHGDNREGETAPRIMVAAVSPPPPAGEESPQLNTSVSPIQPDQSSPSVPQSSLHSSSQLGSPSRDRSSSQCQDRAGPSELQSFSDSLKSRFNAMSMRYKDSITKSTKGWREKLFSRNTSMSDIGSEVKREVNAGIETVSRMMERLETRDARKSSSPESSNAGDNSSVSESINRQIPENGGNNRLNDTNEEGPRRPAESSSS
- the LOC111780407 gene encoding E3 ubiquitin-protein ligase RHF2A-like isoform X2 produces the protein MSPTMDETKKSEAHLTSAAAFVEGGIQDACDDACSICLENFCDSDPSTMTSCKHEFHLQCVLEWCQRSSQCPMCWQPISLKDPTSQELLEGVEQERSFRLNPARNSTIFRHPTLGDFELQHLPAGANDADLEERILQHLAAAAAMGRARHGARREGHRNRSGVHGRPQFLVFSSHPNSSSTSPPHGDNREGETAPRIMVAAVSPPPPAGEESPQLNTSVSPIQPDQSSPSVPQSSLHSSSQLGSPSRDRSSSQCQDRAGPSELQSFSDSLKSRFNAMSMRYKDSITKSTKGWREKLFSRNTSMSDIGSEVKREVNAGIETVSRMMERLETRDARKSSSPESSNAGDNSSVSESINRQIPENGGNNRLNDTNEEGPRRPAESSSS
- the LOC111780407 gene encoding E3 ubiquitin-protein ligase RHF2A-like isoform X3, whose protein sequence is MESPTMDETKKSEAHLTSAAAFVEGGIQDACDDACSICLENFCDSDPSTMTSCKHEFHLQCVLEWCQRSSQCPMCWQPISLKDPTSQELLEGVEQERSFRLNPARNSTIFRHPTLGDFELQHLPAGANDADLEERILQHLAAAAAMGRARHGARREGHRNRSGVHGRPQFLVFSSHPNSSSTSPPHGDNREGETAPRIMVAAVSPPPPAGEESPQLNTSVSPIQPDQSSPSVPQSSLHSSSQLGSPSRDSQCQDRAGPSELQSFSDSLKSRFNAMSMRYKDSITKSTKGWREKLFSRNTSMSDIGSEVKREVNAGIETVSRMMERLETRDARKSSSPESSNAGDNSSVSESINRQIPENGGNNRLNDTNEEGPRRPAESSSS
- the LOC111780407 gene encoding E3 ubiquitin-protein ligase RHF2A-like isoform X4, which codes for MDETKKSEAHLTSAAAFVEGGIQDACDDACSICLENFCDSDPSTMTSCKHEFHLQCVLEWCQRSSQCPMCWQPISLKDPTSQELLEGVEQERSFRLNPARNSTIFRHPTLGDFELQHLPAGANDADLEERILQHLAAAAAMGRARHGARREGHRNRSGVHGRPQFLVFSSHPNSSSTSPPHGDNREGETAPRIMVAAVSPPPPAGEESPQLNTSVSPIQPDQSSPSVPQSSLHSSSQLGSPSRDRSSSQCQDRAGPSELQSFSDSLKSRFNAMSMRYKDSITKSTKGWREKLFSRNTSMSDIGSEVKREVNAGIETVSRMMERLETRDARKSSSPESSNAGDNSSVSESINRQIPENGGNNRLNDTNEEGPRRPAESSSS